The Halalkalibacter krulwichiae genome has a segment encoding these proteins:
- a CDS encoding sensor histidine kinase: MKRWTIKKKVWFSILLIAIIVTLGAISIVYFLYEKLYVDKQIEALMRQGEYLSKQYEQSIDKEAFFHNVEWVEEMLIADLYFTDDPMQLGSGTSFEPYADENLIMFEERQKLLEGETVVMVRTHPQFQQDILGVAIPTFQAGHLSGVVFLSMPLSDVHEPFKQVQTMLLVVLFLIVFIIMIIGKRVINHVVHPLSAMKKVAQKVAAGDYSQNINVEAKRGDELGQLARSFNRLSSSLEKADNNRREFLANVSHELRTPLSYMKGYTEAMQEGVVNHTKGLAIIEKEANRLERLVNDLLDLAQLEGESYPLTCEPIALAQLVSEVLEQYEIAFSKKKINLNCILDDAIIISGDRDRIEQVIHNVLDNALKFSPDNKQIHVTLSLIEKKAELLIEDEGIGIPEEDMSQIMERFYRVDKARTRASGGTGLGLAIVSEIMKKHQGSFSLTSKLGKGTKVKLLFVNIL; the protein is encoded by the coding sequence ATGAAAAGGTGGACGATAAAGAAAAAAGTTTGGTTTTCAATTTTGTTAATTGCAATAATTGTCACGTTAGGTGCTATTTCAATTGTTTATTTTTTATATGAGAAACTTTATGTGGACAAACAAATAGAAGCTCTAATGAGGCAAGGGGAATATCTCTCAAAACAATATGAGCAAAGTATAGATAAAGAGGCATTCTTTCATAATGTAGAATGGGTGGAAGAGATGCTGATAGCAGATTTATATTTTACTGATGACCCGATGCAATTAGGAAGTGGGACTTCTTTTGAGCCATATGCAGATGAGAATTTAATCATGTTCGAAGAGCGGCAAAAGTTGCTTGAAGGAGAAACTGTTGTAATGGTCAGAACTCACCCTCAGTTTCAACAAGATATTTTAGGTGTTGCGATACCTACTTTTCAAGCTGGACATCTTTCTGGGGTTGTCTTTCTCTCCATGCCTTTATCAGATGTACATGAGCCGTTTAAGCAAGTTCAGACAATGCTTCTTGTTGTGTTATTTCTAATTGTATTTATCATTATGATCATTGGTAAACGTGTGATCAATCATGTTGTTCACCCACTTAGTGCGATGAAAAAAGTTGCACAAAAGGTAGCAGCCGGTGATTATTCACAAAATATTAACGTGGAAGCTAAAAGAGGAGATGAATTAGGTCAACTGGCGCGTTCTTTTAACAGACTCTCCTCTTCTTTAGAAAAAGCGGATAACAACAGGCGTGAATTTTTAGCGAATGTTTCTCATGAACTAAGAACACCATTAAGTTATATGAAAGGTTATACTGAAGCTATGCAAGAAGGGGTCGTAAATCATACGAAAGGTCTGGCGATCATAGAGAAGGAGGCAAACCGCCTCGAGCGCTTAGTTAATGACCTACTTGATTTAGCTCAATTAGAAGGAGAATCTTATCCACTTACATGTGAGCCGATAGCACTTGCCCAGCTGGTAAGTGAAGTGTTAGAACAATACGAAATTGCTTTCAGCAAAAAGAAAATTAATTTAAATTGTATTCTAGATGATGCGATCATTATATCTGGAGACCGTGATCGGATAGAACAAGTGATTCATAATGTTTTAGACAATGCTCTGAAATTCTCCCCAGACAATAAACAAATTCATGTAACGTTATCTCTTATTGAAAAAAAAGCTGAGTTATTAATTGAAGATGAGGGGATAGGAATTCCAGAAGAAGATATGTCTCAAATAATGGAGCGCTTTTACCGTGTTGATAAGGCAAGAACACGTGCAAGTGGTGGAACTGGTCTAGGATTAGCAATTGTATCAGAGATTATGAAAAAGCATCAGGGATCCTTTTCCCTTACTTCTAAACTGGGAAAAGGAACTAAAGTTAAATTGCTATTTGTGAACATTTTGTAG
- a CDS encoding response regulator transcription factor, whose protein sequence is MKDKNSILIVDDEKDLIELVTSYLKKEDYEVHTATGGIEALEVIRDYNIDLIVLDVMMHGLDGFALLKRIREFSSIPIIMLTARSGEDDKIHGLRTGADDYIVKPFSPRELLARIEAALRRYNVQSSALDMIQIKELEIDTKGRTVLVKGKIINMTKKEFELLLFLINHRGQVFTREHLHERIWGMDSQKGTLRTVDTHIKTVRLKLQPYDKLIKTIWGVGYKFEDPT, encoded by the coding sequence ATGAAGGACAAGAATTCAATACTAATTGTTGATGATGAGAAAGATCTTATAGAGCTTGTTACATCGTATCTTAAAAAAGAAGATTATGAAGTGCATACTGCAACCGGTGGGATAGAAGCGCTAGAAGTCATTCGAGACTATAACATTGATCTCATTGTACTGGATGTAATGATGCATGGATTAGACGGATTTGCTTTGTTAAAAAGAATTAGAGAGTTTTCATCTATACCTATTATTATGTTAACGGCAAGAAGTGGAGAAGACGATAAAATACATGGATTAAGAACAGGTGCAGATGACTATATAGTCAAGCCTTTTAGTCCGAGAGAATTACTTGCAAGAATTGAGGCTGCTTTAAGGCGTTACAACGTTCAATCTTCAGCGCTAGATATGATCCAAATAAAAGAACTTGAAATAGATACTAAAGGAAGAACTGTTTTGGTAAAAGGTAAAATCATTAATATGACGAAAAAGGAGTTTGAGTTGCTATTATTTTTAATTAATCATCGAGGCCAAGTTTTCACACGTGAACATTTACACGAGCGGATATGGGGAATGGATTCACAAAAAGGAACACTGCGTACAGTAGATACCCATATTAAAACAGTAAGATTAAAGCTACAGCCGTATGATAAACTCATTAAAACAATTTGGGGTGTTGGATATAAGTTTGAGGACCCAACATGA
- a CDS encoding YncE family protein — protein sequence MRKIFLLCLLSFILLISCQKQAFDASKLQEPYLMVSHLKSSALTFIDLDKNEIMFSKDIRYQLTDLVSIKNGKVVATSRSEKHIFLIDLNIGTIEPIVKVNSGLTGIHYDYLSNLLFVADSTDNQIHIIDLHQNAIVNSVATGKFPTSFESLDQDIYVLNGESNDITVIGGDTYEEIQTFSVIERPAGMIIDNDILWVGGHGPYGKLNREIIGYDPHTGQQLKKIEVGLMPVAFWTVPSSRYLYVLCHGDHALYKVDKKTNEVTDVVAVGENPNFIWGNQGQIFVSSLDGNKVSIIDKERFQLITEVDVPAGPYSIIEEVF from the coding sequence ATGAGAAAAATATTTCTTTTATGTTTATTGTCATTCATACTATTAATTTCATGTCAGAAGCAGGCTTTTGATGCAAGTAAATTACAGGAACCGTATTTAATGGTATCTCACTTAAAAAGTTCGGCCTTAACTTTTATAGATCTAGACAAAAACGAGATCATGTTCTCTAAAGATATACGCTACCAATTAACTGATCTAGTATCTATTAAGAACGGCAAAGTAGTAGCAACTAGTCGAAGTGAAAAACACATATTCCTAATCGACCTAAACATAGGTACGATCGAGCCAATTGTAAAAGTGAACAGTGGCTTAACAGGAATTCATTATGACTATTTATCTAATCTATTGTTCGTTGCAGATTCTACTGATAATCAAATTCATATTATCGACCTACATCAGAATGCAATTGTAAACAGTGTTGCTACAGGGAAGTTTCCAACTTCATTTGAAAGTTTAGATCAAGATATTTATGTACTAAACGGAGAGAGTAACGATATCACTGTAATTGGTGGAGATACTTATGAAGAAATTCAAACATTTTCAGTTATTGAAAGGCCAGCAGGCATGATAATTGATAACGATATCCTTTGGGTTGGTGGGCATGGCCCATATGGGAAATTAAATAGAGAAATCATTGGATATGATCCCCATACTGGTCAACAGCTAAAAAAAATTGAAGTGGGATTAATGCCTGTTGCTTTTTGGACCGTACCTTCTTCTCGCTACCTTTATGTCCTTTGTCATGGAGATCATGCTTTATACAAAGTTGATAAGAAGACGAATGAAGTGACAGATGTAGTAGCTGTAGGAGAGAACCCTAATTTTATTTGGGGAAATCAAGGTCAAATATTTGTCTCGAGTTTAGATGGAAATAAAGTGTCGATTATTGATAAAGAGAGGTTTCAATTAATCACAGAAGTTGATGTCCCTGCTGGCCCATATTCAATAATTGAGGAGGTATTTTAA
- a CDS encoding DUF420 domain-containing protein, whose translation MAQQNDVLQQTHKKRNYKPAIIIITIIINGLVALLAGLPGVENFDAFDVKILPMLNAIFNSFTFLFLVAALIAIMKKNVTVHRRFIYAAFITTTLFLVTYVGHHFLSESTAYGGTGILAGIYYFILITHIVLAAIIVPLALTSVARAWNMENERHKKIARWTMPIWLYVSLTGVLVYIMISPYY comes from the coding sequence TTGGCTCAGCAAAATGATGTCTTACAACAAACACATAAAAAAAGAAACTATAAACCAGCTATTATTATTATTACAATTATTATAAATGGTTTAGTTGCTCTTTTAGCGGGATTACCAGGTGTTGAAAACTTTGATGCATTTGATGTAAAGATCTTGCCGATGTTAAATGCCATTTTCAATTCATTTACGTTTTTATTTTTAGTTGCGGCATTGATCGCGATCATGAAAAAGAATGTTACCGTACACCGTCGTTTTATATATGCTGCTTTCATTACGACGACCCTTTTCTTAGTAACTTATGTAGGCCATCACTTTTTATCAGAATCGACAGCTTATGGAGGTACAGGAATCTTAGCAGGAATTTATTACTTTATTCTTATTACCCATATTGTTCTTGCTGCAATTATCGTTCCACTAGCATTAACATCTGTTGCTCGTGCATGGAACATGGAAAATGAACGCCATAAAAAAATAGCTAGATGGACAATGCCTATTTGGTTATATGTAAGTTTAACGGGTGTTCTTGTGTATATTATGATCTCCCCTTATTACTAA
- a CDS encoding cytochrome C oxidase subunit IV family protein, with the protein MADNLSQPFDKSAMTEEEKRQVNKEIRKQIVVFALMIFLTIISFLAVGADIVPRSFAIPFILLLAVVQFALQLIFFMHLKDKDHGWATAFMISGIFITVPTIAALMLLIGVVKY; encoded by the coding sequence ATGGCAGATAACTTAAGTCAACCATTTGATAAAAGTGCTATGACAGAGGAAGAGAAACGTCAGGTTAATAAAGAAATTCGTAAGCAAATTGTTGTTTTTGCTTTAATGATTTTCTTAACAATCATTTCGTTTTTAGCAGTTGGTGCAGATATTGTTCCAAGATCATTCGCTATTCCATTTATTCTGCTATTAGCAGTTGTTCAGTTTGCTCTTCAATTGATCTTCTTTATGCATTTAAAAGATAAAGATCATGGTTGGGCTACTGCATTTATGATTTCGGGTATTTTTATAACAGTTCCAACTATTGCAGCTTTAATGCTGTTAATTGGAGTCGTGAAATACTAA
- a CDS encoding cytochrome (ubi)quinol oxidase subunit III, protein MAGHVDTSKGLPSHPERATLEGKNKFLGFWFFLGGETILFATFFGTYLGLRNGIADGPSSQEMFHLPLVFIMTMLLLTSSLTSVLAMFAMKKNNFRAFKVWMWITVLLGLSFLGFEIYEFYEYVHQGFGFTTSAFSSSFYSLVGLHGAHVAFGLSWIIVLLIRYNKSGITLTNAPKFYVAGLYWHFIDVVWVFIFTVVYLMGVGGH, encoded by the coding sequence ATGGCGGGTCATGTAGATACTTCAAAAGGGCTTCCTTCTCATCCTGAGAGAGCTACATTAGAAGGAAAAAACAAGTTTCTCGGTTTCTGGTTCTTCCTTGGTGGTGAAACGATTTTATTTGCTACTTTCTTTGGAACATATTTAGGTCTTCGTAATGGGATTGCCGATGGGCCTAGCTCACAAGAAATGTTCCACTTACCACTTGTATTCATTATGACAATGTTGCTTTTAACAAGTTCATTAACAAGTGTGTTAGCAATGTTTGCCATGAAGAAAAATAACTTCCGAGCGTTTAAAGTTTGGATGTGGATTACGGTATTACTTGGTTTATCGTTCCTAGGATTTGAGATTTATGAGTTCTACGAGTATGTTCACCAAGGATTTGGTTTTACAACAAGTGCGTTTTCTTCTTCATTCTATTCACTTGTTGGTTTGCATGGAGCTCACGTTGCATTTGGTCTAAGCTGGATTATCGTACTACTTATTCGTTATAATAAGAGTGGTATTACGCTTACAAATGCTCCTAAGTTCTATGTTGCCGGTTTATACTGGCACTTCATTGATGTCGTGTGGGTATTCATCTTCACGGTCGTTTATCTTATGGGAGTAGGAGGTCATTAA
- the ctaD gene encoding cytochrome c oxidase subunit I — translation MAAQKQEKSVIWDWLTTVDHKKLGIMYLIAGTLFFVKAGVMALFMRIQLMYPEMNFLSGQTFNEFITMHGTIMLFLAATPLLFAFMNYVIPLQIGARDVAFPFVNALGFWIFFAGGLLLSLSWFFGGGPDAGWTAYVPLSSRDYAGVGLDFYVLGLQVSGIGTLISAINFLVTIINMRAPGMTMMRLPLFVWTSFISSTLILFAFTPLAAGLALLMLDRIFGAQFFIPSMGGNTVLWQHIFWIFGHPEVYILVLPAFGIISEVIPAFSRKRLFGYTAMVFATMIIAFLGFMVWAHHMFTVGMGPVANSIFAIATMTIAVPTGIKIFNWLFTMWGGKITFNTAMLFASSFVPTFVLGGVTGVMLAMAPVDYLYHDTYFVVAHFHYIIVGGIVLALFAGLFYWYPKMFGHMLNETLGKLFFWIFYIGFHLTFFVQHLLGLMGMPRRVYTYLGDQGLDTFNFISTIGTFFMSAGVILLVINVIYSAFKGERVTVADPWDARTLEWAVPTPVPEYNFAQTPQVRSLDPLFYEKIHGDGTMKPAEPIQPIHMPNGSILPLIISIGLFFAGLGFIMMNMDNPIINPWIVAIGGLVITFGSMFVRSVKEDHGYYVPVEQVKADLKKGGN, via the coding sequence TTGGCTGCACAAAAACAGGAAAAAAGCGTTATTTGGGATTGGTTAACAACAGTTGACCATAAAAAGCTTGGAATCATGTATTTGATTGCAGGGACGCTTTTCTTTGTAAAAGCTGGTGTTATGGCGCTTTTTATGCGTATTCAGCTAATGTATCCAGAGATGAATTTCTTAAGTGGTCAAACATTTAATGAATTCATCACAATGCATGGTACGATCATGCTTTTCTTAGCTGCAACACCATTATTATTTGCATTTATGAACTATGTCATACCACTGCAAATTGGAGCCCGTGACGTTGCCTTTCCATTTGTCAACGCACTAGGTTTTTGGATTTTCTTTGCTGGTGGTTTATTACTTAGCTTAAGTTGGTTTTTTGGTGGAGGTCCAGATGCTGGTTGGACGGCGTATGTTCCTTTATCGAGTCGTGACTATGCTGGAGTAGGGCTTGATTTCTATGTACTAGGTTTACAAGTTTCTGGTATTGGTACATTAATTTCAGCCATTAACTTCCTTGTTACAATCATTAACATGCGTGCACCTGGCATGACTATGATGCGTCTACCTTTATTCGTGTGGACATCATTTATTTCTTCAACATTAATTTTATTTGCTTTTACACCACTTGCAGCTGGTCTTGCACTACTTATGTTAGACCGTATTTTCGGAGCTCAATTCTTTATCCCGAGCATGGGTGGTAATACTGTATTATGGCAACATATTTTCTGGATCTTCGGACATCCAGAAGTTTATATTCTAGTACTACCTGCTTTTGGTATTATTTCTGAGGTTATTCCTGCATTCTCAAGAAAGCGTCTATTCGGTTATACAGCAATGGTATTTGCTACAATGATTATTGCTTTCTTAGGATTCATGGTATGGGCTCACCATATGTTTACAGTAGGTATGGGACCAGTAGCGAACTCGATCTTTGCGATTGCTACTATGACGATTGCGGTACCAACCGGTATTAAGATCTTTAACTGGCTCTTTACGATGTGGGGCGGTAAGATTACATTTAATACAGCAATGCTATTTGCATCTTCGTTCGTTCCAACATTCGTACTTGGTGGGGTAACAGGGGTTATGCTTGCAATGGCACCGGTTGACTACTTATACCATGATACGTACTTTGTAGTTGCCCACTTCCATTACATTATTGTTGGTGGTATCGTTTTAGCATTATTCGCTGGTTTATTCTATTGGTATCCAAAAATGTTTGGACACATGTTAAACGAAACATTAGGAAAACTTTTCTTCTGGATTTTCTATATTGGTTTCCATTTAACGTTCTTCGTACAACATTTACTAGGTCTTATGGGTATGCCTCGTCGTGTTTACACGTATCTTGGTGATCAAGGACTTGATACATTTAACTTTATCAGTACAATTGGAACATTCTTCATGTCAGCAGGTGTTATCCTACTCGTGATTAATGTTATCTATTCAGCGTTTAAAGGAGAGCGTGTTACAGTTGCCGATCCATGGGATGCTCGTACACTTGAGTGGGCAGTACCTACTCCAGTACCTGAGTACAACTTTGCACAAACTCCACAAGTTCGTTCATTAGATCCATTATTCTACGAGAAAATTCATGGAGATGGCACAATGAAACCGGCTGAACCGATTCAACCGATTCACATGCCTAATGGTTCAATACTTCCTTTAATTATCTCTATTGGATTATTCTTTGCTGGACTTGGATTTATTATGATGAATATGGATAATCCAATCATCAATCCTTGGATTGTAGCTATTGGTGGTCTAGTTATCACATTTGGTTCAATGTTCGTACGTTCAGTGAAAGAAGATCATGGTTATTACGTTCCAGTAGAGCAAGTAAAAGCTGATCTTAAGAAAGGAGGGAACTAA
- the coxB gene encoding cytochrome c oxidase subunit II produces the protein MKLWKTAWRFLPLSLLLFLTGCMGETNLTALDPKGPQSQWLFDNMLLSLYIMALVTIVVFAIFFIILAKYRRTPGDDTIPKQVHGNTALEITWTVIPIILLTILAVPTITGQFMLADTEPDPEIGEDTVYIKVTGHQFWWQFDYEDEGFTAGQEVYIPVGEKVIFELHAQDVQHSFWVPALGGKLDTIPGITNHMWLEADEPGVFKGKCAELCGPAHALMDFKLVALERDDYDAWVAGMQEEVDVPTEGVLAEGRAVFEANGCIGCHAIGGMGTAAGPALSDYANREVVAGYLENTDENLEAWIRDPESLKQGNNMPAFPDMSDADMEALIAYLRSLDVQN, from the coding sequence ATGAAACTTTGGAAAACTGCTTGGCGTTTTCTACCTCTTTCATTGCTCTTGTTTTTAACAGGTTGTATGGGAGAGACGAACTTAACTGCCCTTGATCCAAAGGGACCACAATCACAATGGTTATTCGACAACATGTTGTTATCGTTGTATATAATGGCCTTAGTGACTATTGTCGTATTTGCAATCTTTTTCATTATTCTTGCTAAGTACCGTCGAACTCCTGGAGACGATACGATTCCAAAGCAGGTACATGGAAATACGGCGCTTGAAATTACATGGACTGTTATTCCTATTATCTTGTTAACAATTTTAGCTGTCCCGACTATAACTGGACAATTTATGTTAGCTGATACAGAACCAGATCCAGAGATTGGTGAAGATACAGTCTATATTAAAGTAACAGGACATCAATTTTGGTGGCAATTTGATTATGAAGATGAAGGGTTTACTGCTGGTCAAGAAGTATACATACCAGTTGGTGAAAAGGTAATCTTCGAATTACATGCACAAGATGTACAACATTCATTCTGGGTTCCAGCACTTGGTGGTAAATTAGATACTATTCCTGGTATCACAAACCATATGTGGTTGGAAGCAGATGAGCCTGGAGTATTTAAAGGGAAATGTGCGGAGCTTTGTGGGCCAGCGCATGCTTTAATGGATTTCAAACTAGTTGCACTTGAGCGTGATGACTATGATGCTTGGGTTGCAGGTATGCAAGAAGAAGTTGACGTTCCTACTGAAGGTGTTTTAGCTGAAGGTCGCGCTGTATTTGAAGCGAATGGATGTATCGGCTGTCACGCGATCGGTGGAATGGGAACTGCTGCAGGTCCTGCATTATCAGATTATGCAAACCGTGAAGTTGTTGCGGGGTATTTAGAAAATACTGACGAGAACTTAGAAGCATGGATCCGTGACCCTGAGTCATTAAAACAAGGGAACAACATGCCAGCATTTCCAGATATGAGCGATGCAGATATGGAAGCGCTTATTGCTTATTTACGTTCTTTAGATGTACAGAATTAA
- the cyoE gene encoding heme o synthase, whose product MNKTNTAFEASEVIASPDSSVAEQQKSWKDYLVLAKQGIVTSNLITAFAGVYLAAIYTSTGLGAHLGSMFFALIGAALVMAGGCTLNNYIDRDIDHIMERTKDRPTVTGRFSANHVLLVGLIQSAAGIGFLALTTATAAVIGLIGLFIYVVLYTMWTKRTTTLNTIVGSFSGAVPPLIGWAAIDGSLHTYAWVLFFIMFFWQPPHFLALAMKRVEEYRAAGIPMLPVVAGFEVTKRQMVVYVIALLPVSLMLYPFGLVYTIVAAVLGLGWVILGFAGFKMKDDIKWARLMFVYSLNYLTILFVLMVIVHI is encoded by the coding sequence ATGAATAAGACTAATACAGCTTTTGAAGCATCAGAGGTAATAGCTAGTCCAGATTCATCAGTTGCTGAGCAGCAGAAATCATGGAAAGACTATCTAGTGCTTGCTAAGCAAGGTATAGTTACATCTAATTTAATTACAGCATTTGCCGGAGTTTATTTGGCGGCTATTTATACGAGTACAGGATTAGGAGCACATCTTGGATCGATGTTTTTCGCACTAATTGGTGCTGCGCTTGTAATGGCAGGTGGATGTACGTTGAATAATTATATTGATCGAGATATAGATCACATCATGGAACGTACAAAAGACCGTCCGACGGTTACAGGTCGCTTCTCAGCGAATCACGTACTGTTAGTAGGTTTGATACAGTCAGCAGCTGGGATAGGGTTTCTTGCACTGACTACCGCTACTGCAGCTGTAATTGGTTTAATTGGTTTGTTTATTTACGTTGTGCTTTACACTATGTGGACAAAACGTACAACGACTTTAAATACAATAGTAGGTAGTTTCTCAGGCGCTGTTCCGCCACTTATTGGTTGGGCTGCGATTGATGGAAGTTTACACACCTATGCATGGGTATTATTTTTTATTATGTTCTTTTGGCAGCCCCCACATTTCCTTGCTTTAGCAATGAAGAGAGTGGAAGAATATCGTGCTGCTGGTATTCCAATGCTACCAGTCGTTGCTGGTTTCGAAGTGACAAAGCGTCAAATGGTCGTATACGTTATTGCGTTACTTCCAGTATCATTAATGCTTTATCCTTTTGGATTAGTGTATACGATTGTAGCAGCCGTGTTAGGGTTAGGTTGGGTAATTCTTGGTTTTGCTGGTTTTAAAATGAAAGATGATATAAAATGGGCAAGGCTAATGTTTGTTTATTCGCTTAACTACTTAACCATTCTATTTGTTCTTATGGTTATTGTTCATATTTAA
- a CDS encoding COX15/CtaA family protein, translating into MHKGLKIFGILTSIGLTIVLLQGALVTKTESGEGCGATWPLCFGEVIPTSPAIETIIEYSHRIVSGLVGALVIILAIWSWRKLKHVKEAKFMSITAVLLIIFQGLLGAGAVVFGQSKAILALHFGISAMSLASVILLTILAFEDGKPYKIVARVSTAYKAFFFFVITYCYAVIYTGAYVKHMQATLACAGFPTCNGQVFPGFSGPVGVHFLHRVASIALLFLLLILMIWTIARFKQEVVLVWASVISFILVTLQALSGISVVFTQNEFLTIGLLHALIVSILFSTLSYMAMILLRKPQ; encoded by the coding sequence ATGCATAAAGGATTAAAAATCTTCGGCATTCTGACCTCTATTGGTTTAACGATTGTCCTCTTACAAGGAGCACTTGTTACCAAAACTGAATCTGGAGAAGGATGCGGCGCAACATGGCCATTATGCTTTGGAGAAGTTATTCCTACTAGCCCTGCAATTGAAACGATCATCGAATATAGTCACCGAATCGTATCTGGTCTAGTTGGAGCTCTTGTGATCATTCTTGCCATCTGGTCTTGGAGAAAGTTAAAGCATGTAAAAGAAGCCAAGTTCATGTCAATAACAGCTGTATTATTAATTATTTTTCAAGGTTTACTAGGGGCAGGCGCTGTTGTGTTTGGACAGTCAAAAGCTATCTTGGCTCTACACTTTGGGATTTCTGCGATGTCTCTTGCATCTGTCATTTTATTAACAATTTTAGCTTTCGAAGATGGAAAGCCGTATAAAATTGTAGCTCGTGTATCAACAGCTTATAAAGCATTTTTCTTTTTCGTTATCACATACTGTTATGCTGTTATCTATACAGGAGCCTACGTAAAACATATGCAAGCAACGTTGGCCTGTGCTGGATTCCCAACTTGTAACGGACAAGTTTTCCCAGGATTTAGTGGTCCAGTTGGTGTACATTTTCTGCACCGTGTAGCTAGTATCGCTCTACTTTTCTTACTTCTTATATTAATGATTTGGACAATTGCCCGTTTCAAACAAGAAGTCGTCCTTGTTTGGGCAAGTGTAATCTCTTTTATCTTAGTCACTCTTCAAGCACTAAGTGGAATTTCTGTCGTATTTACACAGAATGAATTTCTTACTATTGGGTTATTGCATGCTCTTATTGTGTCCATTCTATTTTCTACTTTAAGCTATATGGCTATGATATTACTTCGTAAACCTCAATAA